A stretch of Bacillus pseudomycoides DNA encodes these proteins:
- a CDS encoding DnaD domain-containing protein, which produces MAVYRNVQVNFWQDDFVLDLTPEERYFYIYLLTCSKTTQCGIYPLPKRLAEMETGYNRETVEKLLQRFVEYGKILYDAETKELYIQNWLRYNPITNTNVEKCVLRELKTVKSKEFVHMFLQRCLEEELSIPLLLEHFGMPCELSEMIPQASIESYEEDEEVEETEPGGGVFMFYEQNFGSLSPYVADELSEWMADLSEELVLKALQISYENNKRTLAYVKGILRDWHGKGYTKVSEVEEAAVKFRKKEPTAIYETEQLLKECEEWKKNVPSEEELQKFLKEEGWRP; this is translated from the coding sequence ATGGCAGTATACCGTAATGTACAGGTGAATTTTTGGCAAGATGACTTTGTACTCGATTTAACGCCGGAGGAGCGGTATTTTTATATTTATTTGCTGACTTGTTCGAAGACGACGCAGTGCGGGATTTATCCACTTCCAAAGCGTTTGGCGGAGATGGAGACGGGTTATAACCGGGAGACTGTTGAGAAGTTGCTGCAGCGCTTTGTTGAGTATGGAAAGATATTGTATGATGCGGAGACGAAAGAGTTATATATTCAAAATTGGCTGCGCTATAATCCGATTACGAACACGAACGTGGAGAAGTGTGTATTGCGTGAGTTGAAGACTGTGAAAAGTAAAGAGTTTGTACATATGTTTCTTCAAAGATGCTTGGAGGAAGAGCTAAGTATTCCGTTATTGTTAGAGCATTTCGGTATGCCGTGTGAGTTGTCTGAGATGATTCCGCAAGCATCTATTGAAAGCTATGAAGAGGATGAGGAAGTAGAAGAGACGGAGCCAGGTGGTGGTGTGTTCATGTTTTATGAGCAAAACTTTGGTAGTTTGTCGCCTTATGTAGCGGATGAATTAAGCGAGTGGATGGCAGATTTGTCGGAGGAGCTTGTGCTGAAGGCACTTCAAATTTCCTATGAAAATAATAAGCGGACGCTTGCTTATGTGAAGGGGATTCTGCGGGATTGGCACGGAAAGGGGTATACGAAGGTTAGTGAAGTGGAGGAAGCGGCAGTGAAGTTCCGGAAGAAGGAGCCGACTGCTATATATGAGACGGAGCAGCTTCTGAAGGAGTGTGAGGAGTGGAAGAAAAATGTACCGTCTGAAGAAGAGTTGCAGAAGTTCCTCAAGGAAGAGGGATGGCGGCCATGA